One window from the genome of Streptomyces sp. NBC_00708 encodes:
- a CDS encoding sugar ABC transporter substrate-binding protein — protein sequence MNISKTQRGRATAAVSLATVLALTATACGDDGSGSGNEGSGKGEITFWDNNGGPRTAVWKEIIQDFEKKYPDIEVKYVPIPIADVQSKYDTAIAGGGLPDVGGVGTAYLANMVSQEALEPLNDRIKDSALNGKLVEGMVESVKDAAGRGDDMYTVPTSANNGALWYRTDLFEAAGLEAPTTWAKFYEAAEKLTDAKHNKFGYTIRGGAGSIAQAIDAAYGQSGITEFWNGDRTTLNDPRNVAALEKYAALYKKTTPSADVNNDFTKMVAQFDTGTIGMLSHNLGSYQDHLKALGKDKFAGVPNPIGDGGTRVQVSNPVDGLGLFRASKNKTAAWKFIEFAASHEANSKWNESAGAIPANTEAAKDPWISEAAPTELAAKALTDGSTKIVQLPYYLPDWNNISKADNEPEFQKLLLGKTTAKDFLDKMADELNKAQKEWKEIGNG from the coding sequence ATGAACATCTCGAAGACGCAGCGGGGGCGCGCCACGGCCGCCGTCTCCCTCGCGACGGTGCTCGCCCTGACCGCGACCGCGTGCGGGGACGACGGCAGCGGCAGCGGGAACGAGGGCAGCGGCAAGGGCGAGATCACCTTCTGGGACAACAACGGCGGCCCGCGCACCGCCGTCTGGAAGGAGATCATCCAGGACTTCGAGAAGAAGTACCCGGACATCGAGGTGAAGTACGTGCCGATCCCGATCGCCGACGTGCAGTCCAAGTACGACACGGCCATCGCGGGCGGCGGACTGCCCGATGTGGGCGGCGTCGGCACCGCCTACCTGGCCAACATGGTCTCCCAGGAAGCCCTGGAGCCGCTGAACGACCGGATCAAGGACTCGGCCCTGAACGGCAAGCTCGTCGAGGGCATGGTCGAGAGCGTCAAGGACGCCGCCGGCCGGGGCGACGACATGTACACCGTGCCGACCTCCGCGAACAACGGCGCCCTCTGGTACCGCACCGACCTGTTCGAGGCGGCGGGCCTCGAAGCGCCCACCACCTGGGCGAAGTTCTACGAGGCGGCCGAGAAGCTGACGGACGCGAAGCACAACAAGTTCGGCTACACGATCCGCGGCGGCGCCGGCTCCATCGCCCAGGCCATCGACGCGGCCTACGGACAGTCGGGCATCACGGAGTTCTGGAACGGCGACAGGACCACCCTCAACGACCCCAGGAACGTGGCTGCGCTGGAGAAGTACGCCGCGCTCTACAAGAAGACGACGCCCTCCGCCGACGTCAACAACGACTTCACCAAGATGGTCGCCCAGTTCGACACCGGCACCATCGGCATGCTGAGCCACAACCTCGGCTCCTACCAGGACCACCTGAAGGCCCTCGGCAAGGACAAGTTCGCCGGCGTGCCCAACCCCATCGGTGACGGCGGCACCCGCGTCCAGGTCTCCAACCCGGTCGACGGCCTCGGCCTCTTCCGGGCGAGCAAGAACAAGACGGCCGCCTGGAAGTTCATCGAGTTCGCCGCCTCGCACGAGGCCAACAGCAAGTGGAACGAGTCCGCGGGCGCCATCCCGGCCAACACCGAGGCCGCCAAGGACCCGTGGATCAGTGAGGCGGCGCCGACCGAGCTGGCCGCGAAGGCCCTCACCGACGGCTCCACCAAGATCGTGCAGCTGCCGTACTACCTGCCCGACTGGAACAACATCAGCAAGGCCGACAACGAGCCCGAGTTCCAGAAGCTGCTGCTCGGCAAGACCACGGCCAAGGACTTCCTGGACAAGATGGCCGACGAGCTGAACAAGGCCCAGAAGGAGTGGAAGGAGATCGGCAACGGCTGA
- a CDS encoding glycoside hydrolase 43 family protein — protein MNARRPWTADLGDGTYRNPVLNADWSDPDVIRVGDDFYLTASSFGRAPGLPLLHSRDLVNWTLTGHALDRLEPAAEFAAPRHDCGVWAPSLRHHDGRFWIFWGDPDHGIQQISAEDIRGPWTAPHLVKAGRGLIDPCPLWDEETGEAYLVHAWAKSRSGIKNRLTGHRMSPDGRELLDEGKTLIDADTIPGWFTLEGPKLHRRDGEFWILAPAGGVATGWQGAFRSRDFSGPYEERVVLAQGGTGVNGPHQGAWVTTPAGEDWFLHFQERGAYGRVVHLQPMRWGADGWPVLGDDGEPVATHRKPALPAQPVEAPARDDSFPGGRHGRQWQWTANPRPGWTVEHAGDGLRLSCVPTDHAHDLRVLPHVLVQRLPAETFTAEVELALESEAPGAKAGLAVLGDAYSWTGLERQAEGGVRLVHRFAEATATAERDAGHSRPAPGATARLRIEVAPGARCRFLADTGDGAGFQPSGQVFAATPWRWVGALLGLFATAPPGAGPAGTARFNRFHVTA, from the coding sequence GTGAACGCCCGCCGCCCCTGGACCGCCGACCTCGGCGACGGCACCTACCGCAACCCGGTGCTGAACGCCGACTGGTCCGACCCCGACGTGATCCGGGTCGGCGACGACTTCTACCTGACCGCCTCCAGCTTCGGCCGCGCCCCTGGGCTCCCGCTGCTGCACTCCCGCGACCTCGTCAACTGGACGCTGACCGGGCACGCCCTGGACCGCCTGGAGCCCGCCGCCGAGTTCGCGGCGCCCCGCCACGACTGCGGGGTGTGGGCGCCGTCGCTGCGGCACCACGACGGACGGTTCTGGATCTTCTGGGGCGACCCCGACCACGGCATCCAGCAGATCAGCGCTGAGGACATCCGGGGCCCGTGGACCGCGCCCCACCTGGTGAAGGCCGGCCGCGGGCTGATCGACCCGTGCCCGCTGTGGGACGAGGAGACCGGCGAGGCGTACCTCGTGCACGCCTGGGCCAAGTCCCGCTCCGGCATCAAGAACCGGCTCACCGGACACCGGATGAGCCCCGACGGGCGGGAACTGCTCGACGAGGGCAAGACCCTGATCGACGCCGACACGATCCCCGGCTGGTTCACCCTGGAGGGCCCCAAGCTCCACCGGCGCGACGGCGAGTTCTGGATCCTCGCACCGGCGGGCGGGGTCGCGACGGGCTGGCAGGGCGCCTTCCGCTCCCGCGACTTCTCCGGCCCGTACGAGGAGCGCGTCGTCCTCGCCCAGGGCGGCACCGGTGTCAACGGCCCGCACCAGGGTGCCTGGGTGACCACCCCGGCCGGCGAGGACTGGTTCCTGCACTTCCAGGAGCGCGGGGCGTACGGCCGGGTGGTGCACCTCCAGCCGATGCGCTGGGGCGCCGACGGCTGGCCGGTCCTCGGCGACGACGGCGAACCCGTCGCCACGCACCGCAAGCCCGCGCTGCCCGCCCAGCCCGTCGAGGCCCCGGCCCGCGACGACAGCTTCCCGGGCGGCCGGCACGGCAGGCAGTGGCAGTGGACGGCGAACCCGCGCCCCGGCTGGACCGTCGAGCACGCGGGGGACGGGCTGCGGCTGAGCTGCGTACCGACCGACCACGCGCACGACCTGCGGGTCCTGCCCCACGTACTGGTCCAGCGGCTGCCCGCCGAGACGTTCACCGCCGAGGTCGAACTCGCCCTGGAGAGCGAGGCGCCCGGGGCGAAGGCGGGGCTCGCCGTGCTCGGGGACGCGTACTCCTGGACCGGCCTCGAACGGCAGGCGGAGGGCGGGGTGCGGCTCGTGCACCGCTTCGCCGAGGCGACCGCCACCGCCGAGCGCGACGCCGGGCACAGCAGGCCGGCGCCCGGCGCCACGGCGCGGCTGCGGATCGAGGTGGCCCCGGGTGCCCGCTGCCGCTTCCTCGCCGACACCGGGGACGGGGCCGGGTTCCAGCCCTCCGGGCAGGTCTTCGCCGCCACCCCGTGGCGCTGGGTCGGCGCCCTGCTCGGGCTGTTCGCCACCGCGCCGCCCGGGGCGGGCCCGGCCGGGACCGCCCGCTTCAACCGCTTTCACGTCACCGCGTAA
- a CDS encoding PmoA family protein, producing the protein MTATALLSCAGRPVGRYTYLSADAGRPYLHPVTTLAGIPVTEERPADHLHHLGASVAVPDVSGHNFWGGRTYVRGQGPTVLDNHGTQRHLGWKLCDPDGFVEEIGWETDGGELLREHRTVAATALSETAWALDFSFSLTNSGPADLSIGSPATNGRPGAGYGGFFWRAPKEQAPPAVFSATADGEEAVHGRAADWIALCGDGWSLVFAGATGETRRDPWFVRTAEYPGVGSSLAAAERLAVPAGATVVRRIVTVVADGRLDRAGAAALVRRAVTA; encoded by the coding sequence ATGACGGCCACCGCCCTGCTCAGCTGCGCCGGCCGCCCGGTCGGGCGCTACACCTACCTCTCCGCCGACGCCGGACGCCCCTATCTCCACCCGGTCACCACCCTCGCGGGCATCCCGGTCACCGAGGAGCGCCCGGCCGACCACCTCCACCACCTGGGCGCCTCCGTCGCCGTCCCGGACGTGTCCGGGCACAACTTCTGGGGCGGCCGCACCTACGTCCGGGGCCAGGGGCCCACCGTGCTCGACAACCACGGCACCCAGCGCCACCTGGGCTGGAAGCTGTGCGACCCGGACGGCTTCGTCGAGGAGATCGGCTGGGAGACCGACGGCGGCGAACTGCTGCGCGAACACCGCACGGTGGCCGCCACCGCGCTCTCGGAGACCGCCTGGGCGCTGGACTTCTCCTTCTCGCTCACCAACTCGGGCCCGGCGGACCTGTCGATCGGCAGCCCCGCCACCAACGGCCGCCCCGGCGCCGGATACGGCGGCTTCTTCTGGCGAGCCCCCAAGGAGCAGGCGCCGCCCGCCGTGTTCAGCGCGACGGCCGACGGCGAGGAGGCGGTACACGGACGGGCCGCCGACTGGATCGCCCTGTGCGGCGACGGCTGGTCCCTGGTCTTCGCCGGGGCGACCGGGGAGACCCGCCGCGACCCGTGGTTCGTGCGCACCGCCGAGTACCCGGGCGTCGGCTCCTCCCTCGCCGCCGCCGAACGGCTGGCCGTCCCCGCGGGCGCCACCGTCGTCCGCCGGATCGTCACCGTCGTCGCGGACGGCCGGCTCGACCGGGCCGGAGCCGCCGCCCTCGTCCGCCGGGCGGTGACCGCGTGA
- a CDS encoding Gfo/Idh/MocA family oxidoreductase — translation MTSLPAHTPVPIVLAGARGHGRWHLANIRRLQHQGLVRLAGICELTPLDATELAAFAGELPEQSADFGALLDSTGARAAVLCTPIQTHTALALTAAGRGVHLLLEKPPAATRADFDRILAAVRGAGIACQVGFQSFGSHAVPAIRELVAAGAIGTVRGYAAAGAWVRDDAYYRRAPWAGRRRIGDTDVVDGVLTNPLAHAVATALELAGAGTARDVTAVAAELFRANDIEADDTSCVRVTTASGPPVTAAVTLCAEQAGEPYVIVHGDRGRITFWYKQDRVLVQRAGHGPLETVHGRTDLLENLVAHLTDGAPLLVPPEHTGAFMEVVEAVRTAPEPRPLPSDAWHTAPVPGSGTTRRVVRGIDALVASGAETLALFSELGAPWALPTEVSSP, via the coding sequence ATGACCTCGCTGCCTGCCCACACCCCCGTCCCGATCGTCCTCGCGGGCGCCCGGGGCCACGGCCGATGGCACCTCGCCAACATCCGCCGCCTCCAGCACCAGGGGCTCGTCCGGCTCGCCGGCATCTGCGAACTCACCCCGCTCGACGCCACCGAGCTGGCCGCCTTCGCCGGCGAACTCCCCGAGCAGTCCGCCGACTTCGGCGCCCTCCTGGACTCCACCGGGGCCCGCGCCGCCGTCCTCTGCACCCCCATCCAGACCCACACCGCCCTCGCCCTGACCGCCGCCGGGCGCGGCGTGCACCTCCTCCTGGAGAAGCCGCCCGCCGCGACCCGCGCCGACTTCGACCGCATCCTCGCCGCAGTGCGCGGTGCCGGCATCGCCTGCCAGGTGGGCTTCCAGTCCTTCGGCTCGCACGCCGTCCCGGCCATCCGGGAACTCGTCGCGGCCGGAGCCATCGGCACCGTCCGGGGCTACGCCGCCGCCGGCGCCTGGGTCCGCGACGACGCCTACTACCGGCGGGCGCCCTGGGCCGGGCGGCGCCGGATCGGGGACACCGACGTCGTCGACGGCGTCCTCACCAACCCGCTCGCCCACGCCGTCGCCACCGCCCTCGAACTCGCCGGCGCCGGCACCGCGCGGGACGTCACCGCCGTCGCCGCCGAACTCTTCCGGGCCAACGACATCGAGGCCGACGACACCTCCTGCGTACGCGTCACCACCGCGTCCGGGCCACCCGTCACCGCCGCCGTCACCCTCTGCGCGGAACAGGCGGGGGAGCCGTACGTCATCGTCCACGGCGACCGCGGCCGGATCACCTTCTGGTACAAGCAGGACCGGGTCCTCGTCCAGCGCGCGGGCCACGGCCCCCTGGAGACCGTGCACGGACGCACCGACCTCCTGGAGAACCTGGTCGCCCACCTCACGGACGGCGCCCCGCTCCTCGTACCGCCGGAGCACACCGGCGCGTTCATGGAGGTCGTCGAGGCCGTACGGACCGCGCCCGAACCGCGTCCCCTGCCGTCCGACGCCTGGCACACCGCCCCCGTGCCCGGCTCCGGCACCACCCGCCGGGTGGTGCGCGGCATCGACGCCCTGGTCGCGTCCGGCGCCGAAACCCTCGCGCTCTTCTCCGAACTCGGCGCCCCCTGGGCGCTGCCCACCGAGGTGAGTTCCCCATGA
- a CDS encoding carbohydrate ABC transporter permease: MTAALAEKNGTHAARPAAPEGPPPTTPRRGPGRERAFDDVPRWQIYVPLGIYLIFTLVPFYWMFLFAVRPAGSTSLVPWPMTGEHFSKVWNERSFAVFFQNSMIVGVCTLVATTLVALAGGYALARFDFRIKNGFMLALLCSQFIPGALMLVPLFEIFKNLQMINSLGSVVIAETVFQLPLSIILISGFIKNVPPSLEEAAWVDGCSRFRAFCAVVLPLLRPGLIAVGSFAFVHSWNHFLFALMFLSEQDKQTIPVGLNTLIGADSVDLGALAAGGVIAAVPVVIVFAFIQKWLITGFSAGAVKG; this comes from the coding sequence GTGACTGCCGCCCTCGCCGAGAAGAACGGCACCCACGCCGCACGGCCGGCCGCCCCCGAGGGCCCGCCGCCCACCACGCCCCGCCGCGGGCCGGGCCGCGAACGCGCCTTCGACGACGTACCGCGCTGGCAGATCTACGTACCGCTGGGCATCTACCTGATCTTCACGCTCGTCCCGTTCTACTGGATGTTCCTCTTCGCCGTACGGCCCGCGGGCTCCACCTCGCTGGTGCCGTGGCCGATGACCGGGGAGCACTTCTCCAAGGTCTGGAACGAGCGCAGCTTCGCCGTCTTCTTCCAGAACAGCATGATCGTCGGCGTCTGCACCCTGGTCGCCACCACCCTCGTCGCACTGGCCGGCGGCTACGCGCTCGCCCGGTTCGACTTCAGAATCAAGAACGGCTTCATGCTGGCGCTGCTCTGCTCGCAGTTCATTCCCGGCGCGCTGATGCTCGTACCGCTCTTCGAGATCTTCAAGAACCTCCAGATGATCAACTCGCTGGGGAGCGTGGTCATCGCCGAGACGGTCTTCCAGCTGCCGCTCTCCATCATCCTGATCAGCGGATTCATCAAGAACGTGCCCCCTTCGCTGGAGGAGGCCGCCTGGGTGGACGGCTGCTCGCGCTTCCGGGCCTTCTGCGCGGTCGTGCTGCCGCTGCTGCGCCCCGGGCTCATCGCCGTCGGCTCCTTCGCCTTCGTGCACAGCTGGAACCACTTCCTGTTCGCGCTGATGTTCCTCAGCGAGCAGGACAAGCAGACGATCCCGGTCGGCCTGAACACCCTCATCGGCGCGGACAGTGTCGACCTGGGCGCGCTCGCCGCGGGCGGGGTGATCGCCGCGGTGCCCGTGGTGATCGTCTTCGCCTTCATCCAGAAGTGGCTGATCACCGGCTTCAGCGCCGGCGCCGTGAAGGGGTGA
- a CDS encoding sugar ABC transporter permease, producing the protein MAQASAAATPPKVPRRRSASPRRLPYLLIAPAGLLMLGFIAYPVLSVFYYSLQNYNVTKPWRNGFAGFDNFTRIFTEDDQFWTTLGFSAQWVIVQVALQLTLGLALALIVNQTFIGRGISRAMVFSPWAVSGVLTSTIWILLYNSSTGFSRYLADAGIGDYGTSVLSDTGTVFWAATVAELWRGVPFFAILILADLQSVSKELYEAAAVDGAGRLRQFFHITLPHLRDAIILSTLLRGVWEFNNVDLLYTLTGGGPAGETTTLPLYVANTGIEGHDFGYASALTTVAFVILLFCSIVYLRLSKFGGDHK; encoded by the coding sequence ATGGCCCAAGCCTCCGCCGCGGCCACACCGCCCAAGGTGCCCCGGCGCCGCTCCGCGAGCCCCCGCCGGCTGCCGTATCTGCTGATCGCCCCCGCGGGGCTGCTGATGCTCGGCTTCATCGCCTACCCGGTGCTCAGCGTCTTCTACTACAGCCTGCAGAACTACAACGTCACCAAGCCCTGGCGGAACGGCTTCGCGGGCTTCGACAACTTCACCCGGATCTTCACCGAGGACGACCAGTTCTGGACCACCCTCGGCTTCAGTGCCCAGTGGGTGATCGTGCAGGTCGCGCTCCAGCTCACCCTGGGGCTCGCGCTGGCCCTGATCGTCAACCAGACCTTCATCGGCCGCGGGATCTCCCGGGCCATGGTCTTCTCGCCGTGGGCCGTCTCCGGGGTGCTGACCAGCACCATCTGGATCCTGCTCTACAACTCCTCGACCGGCTTCAGCCGCTACCTCGCGGACGCCGGGATCGGTGACTACGGAACCTCGGTGCTCTCCGACACCGGCACCGTCTTCTGGGCCGCCACCGTCGCCGAACTCTGGCGCGGTGTCCCCTTCTTCGCCATCCTCATCCTCGCCGACCTCCAGTCCGTCTCCAAGGAGCTGTACGAGGCGGCGGCCGTGGACGGCGCCGGACGGCTGCGGCAGTTCTTCCACATCACCCTGCCCCACCTGCGCGACGCGATCATCCTGTCCACGCTGCTGCGCGGCGTCTGGGAGTTCAACAACGTCGACCTCCTCTACACGCTCACCGGCGGCGGACCGGCCGGCGAGACCACCACCCTGCCGCTCTACGTCGCCAACACCGGCATCGAGGGCCACGACTTCGGCTACGCCTCCGCGCTCACCACCGTCGCCTTCGTGATCCTCCTCTTCTGCTCGATCGTCTATCTGCGCCTGAGCAAGTTCGGAGGCGACCACAAGTGA